The DNA sequence TGCTGGTAGTTAACCACCTTGATGAAACACTTGACCCGAGATTTCTTCGCCGTCTTCTTGGCCGAGTCCTTGCGGATGACCTTGCTCGGGTACTTCTTGAGTCCGGCCACGAGGCAGTGTCCGTAAGGACGCTCACGGTTTCCGTCGTCGAAGGAGCGGATGATCACAGCTTTCTTTCCGGCGTATCGGCCTTGAAGAAGGATCACGGCCTTGTTTTGTTTCAAGAACTTCACCATTGTTTCTTCTCTTTATCGCCGCTAAGTGGCGGATTCAGTGAGAATTCTAGCTTTAATAGTGGAGGTTGAGAGAACTAAAAATAACCTAGCCCAGTACTAACGCCTCATATTGGGCCGTTAAAGTCAACCCATTTAAGGTGGTATGGCCCGTTGGAGTATCTACGATATCTTCTTTCAACGTTCCTTCCCTTTTGTACAGAAAGCGGTGTTCAAGAAAGCGCTAAGCGGACGCTAGTCCTCAGCGCCTAGAACGCCTGGCGGTCTAGACGGATTCTTAACaaactatactatatatatatatatgtttagttaTTTATAGTAATAAGCAAAGAAGTTTGTCCATACaaaataaaaggtaaaaaaaattcaaacttacATAATACATAGTATAGCGTGCAGACATAAactataaataaagaaaaagtttGTCCTATAATTTTAACAGCGATTTTAATCACTTTGTTTAGGTATCTCCTCTAAAATTTACTCATCATCTATGTCAAATTTTATGTCAATTTTTTCCTCATCATCAGACTCAAAATCAGACTCATTAAGGCTCTCTCTCTTATCAAATCATCTCTAGATGAGGAACCTAGAGTTTCACAAGTATCTCCTAGTTCCACATCAGTTTCTTCAACAATCCAATCTTGAGCATGAGTAGCAGAATCTGCAAGTAGTATGTCCACGTTCTTCTCTTTTTGCTTATTTTATT is a window from the Brassica napus cultivar Da-Ae unplaced genomic scaffold, Da-Ae ScsIHWf_1459;HRSCAF=2050, whole genome shotgun sequence genome containing:
- the LOC125597435 gene encoding 60S ribosomal protein L27-3 translates to MVKFLKQNKAVILLQGRYAGKKAVIIRSFDDGNRERPYGHCLVAGLKKYPSKVIRKDSAKKTAKKSRVKCFIKVVNYQHLMPTRYTLDVDLKEVATLEALSSKDKKVAALKEAKAKLEERFKTGKNRWFFTKLRF